From the Dethiosulfovibrio salsuginis genome, one window contains:
- a CDS encoding hydrogenase large subunit: MSETKTYKLPIGPVHVGLKEPITAWLDIEGESIKNAVIRPGAIHRGVEYMARERNPIQVIYLSERVCGICSFSHAIAFVKAVEDAADIPVPTRAQYIRSMVLELERIHSHILWSGVACYTIGFDSAFHLGMMLREKVMDVLEALTGNRVNYAVTTVGGVRWDITPEVARTVWDMIHYYRNEFGSFYEAAINDPVVKARLRDVGVLTTEEAIRYCALGPTARGSGVRTDIRWSNPYDAYCDIPVEPIVPQDYTGEVHGDVYDRFLVRVYEVLQSLDILEKILEGLPEGDITSEPKVNKLLMTLKKAEGVGYGCIEAPRGDDTHVVGLKAQQENVLWWKVRAPTYSNAVSWPLMFRGNELADAPLIINSVDPCISCMERMVLSDKGAGTRSVVTKADLLKLCREKTDRTRRMMGS, encoded by the coding sequence ATGAGCGAGACAAAAACCTACAAGCTCCCTATCGGTCCGGTTCACGTAGGGCTTAAAGAGCCTATAACCGCCTGGCTGGACATAGAGGGAGAGAGCATAAAGAACGCCGTGATCCGCCCTGGGGCTATCCACCGGGGTGTGGAGTATATGGCCAGGGAGAGAAACCCCATCCAGGTCATATACCTCTCCGAGAGGGTATGTGGTATCTGCTCCTTCAGTCACGCCATAGCCTTCGTAAAGGCGGTAGAGGACGCCGCTGATATACCGGTTCCTACCAGAGCTCAGTACATCCGGTCTATGGTCCTGGAGCTCGAGAGGATCCACTCTCACATTCTTTGGTCCGGTGTGGCCTGCTATACCATAGGATTCGACAGCGCCTTTCACCTAGGCATGATGCTTCGGGAGAAGGTAATGGACGTCCTGGAGGCCCTGACGGGAAACCGGGTCAACTACGCCGTTACCACCGTGGGAGGGGTGAGGTGGGATATCACCCCTGAGGTGGCTCGTACGGTATGGGATATGATCCACTACTACAGAAACGAGTTCGGTTCTTTTTACGAGGCCGCCATAAACGACCCGGTGGTCAAGGCCAGGTTGAGGGACGTCGGAGTTCTCACCACCGAGGAGGCCATAAGGTATTGTGCATTAGGCCCTACCGCCAGAGGAAGCGGCGTCAGGACCGATATCCGCTGGTCCAATCCCTACGACGCCTACTGCGATATTCCCGTCGAGCCTATCGTGCCTCAGGACTACACCGGTGAGGTCCACGGCGACGTTTACGACCGTTTCTTGGTCAGGGTGTACGAGGTGCTTCAGTCTCTGGATATCCTTGAGAAGATACTTGAGGGCCTCCCTGAGGGAGATATAACCTCCGAGCCCAAGGTAAACAAGCTTCTCATGACCCTCAAAAAGGCGGAGGGAGTTGGATACGGCTGTATAGAGGCCCCAAGAGGGGACGATACCCACGTGGTCGGACTGAAGGCCCAACAGGAGAACGTCCTTTGGTGGAAGGTCCGAGCACCAACCTACAGTAACGCCGTCTCCTGGCCTCTTATGTTCAGAGGCAACGAGCTTGCCGACGCACCTCTTATAATAAACAGCGTGGATCCCTGTATCTCCTGTATGGAGAGGATGGTCCTTTCCGACAAAGGGGCTGGAACCAGATCGGTGGTAACCAAGGCCGACCTGCTCAAGCTGTGCAGGGAGAAGACCGACAGGACGAGGAGGATGATGGGATCATGA
- a CDS encoding NADH-quinone oxidoreductase subunit C: MECYIHKDKVVLEAEGIAERLESLFGDSVSNFDIRDFSQGSSGEVTGRHLWFTVERDRLLDLVDELGKLDFPHFHVVSGDDEGEYVVLYYHFALYRSVGRGKSLPVTVCVKIPKSDLSVPSLFSRIPGVEYSEREIQEMFGVDHIGLPNKGLVFLPEDWNREVLPWRRDETAPGDDLVEELS, encoded by the coding sequence ATGGAATGTTATATCCATAAAGATAAAGTCGTCCTGGAGGCGGAGGGCATAGCGGAGAGACTTGAGTCCCTTTTTGGCGATTCGGTCTCCAACTTCGACATAAGGGACTTTTCCCAGGGCTCCTCCGGCGAAGTCACCGGTCGCCATCTCTGGTTCACCGTAGAAAGGGATAGGCTTCTGGACCTGGTGGACGAGCTTGGGAAGCTGGATTTTCCCCACTTTCACGTGGTTTCCGGTGACGACGAAGGGGAGTACGTGGTTCTTTACTACCACTTCGCCCTATACCGTTCCGTAGGAAGGGGAAAGTCCCTTCCGGTCACCGTATGCGTGAAGATCCCTAAGTCGGACCTTTCGGTGCCGTCGCTGTTCAGCCGGATCCCTGGGGTGGAGTACAGCGAGAGGGAGATCCAGGAGATGTTCGGCGTCGATCACATAGGCCTCCCCAACAAGGGCCTGGTGTTCCTGCCGGAGGACTGGAACAGAGAGGTTCTTCCCTGGCGCAGGGACGAGACCGCCCCAGGCGACGACCTGGTTGAAGAGCTTTCCTAG
- a CDS encoding NADH-quinone oxidoreductase subunit B family protein yields the protein MKLENMLQVMPKSLWVFCTNSGSCNGCDIEIVSTVSPRYDIERFGMKLTGTPRHADVLLVTGPVTRFMKPKLERIYAQIPDPKVVIAIGNCACSGDVYFKSYNLVGPVDKVIPVDVYVHGCPPRPEAIIEGAAKAVLKLEARRKELLQKAGA from the coding sequence ATGAAACTTGAGAATATGCTACAGGTGATGCCCAAGTCCCTTTGGGTCTTCTGCACTAACTCGGGATCTTGTAACGGTTGCGACATAGAGATAGTCTCCACCGTCTCCCCTAGATACGACATAGAGAGGTTTGGCATGAAGCTCACCGGTACACCTCGTCACGCCGACGTCCTGCTGGTGACCGGTCCTGTTACCCGGTTTATGAAGCCCAAGCTGGAGAGGATATACGCACAGATCCCCGATCCTAAGGTGGTCATAGCCATAGGCAACTGCGCTTGTTCCGGCGACGTCTACTTTAAGTCCTACAACCTGGTGGGGCCGGTGGATAAGGTGATACCGGTGGACGTTTACGTCCACGGCTGTCCTCCCAGGCCTGAAGCCATCATAGAGGGAGCGGCAAAAGCGGTACTGAAGCTAGAGGCACGGAGAAAAGAGCTTCTTCAGAAGGCAGGTGCTTGA
- a CDS encoding hydrogenase, whose amino-acid sequence MFGSIFTGFGFWDFGSWITFFLIALGISLWLRSQGRQDYKKGTEQDQIYFSGNDIPDDPEEVTVPASSSYWGFRKAFKPYYDRMVAFHSGNMSEYVGWFVMTTAIVLIIAIL is encoded by the coding sequence ATGTTCGGAAGTATATTTACAGGGTTTGGCTTCTGGGATTTCGGAAGCTGGATAACCTTTTTCCTCATAGCCCTCGGAATATCCCTCTGGCTCAGATCTCAAGGTCGTCAGGACTACAAAAAAGGCACCGAACAGGACCAGATATATTTCTCTGGAAACGATATTCCCGACGATCCTGAAGAGGTTACCGTACCGGCTAGCTCGTCCTACTGGGGATTCAGGAAGGCATTTAAGCCCTATTACGATCGAATGGTGGCGTTTCACTCGGGGAATATGTCCGAGTACGTAGGATGGTTCGTCATGACCACCGCCATAGTTCTGATCATCGCTATCCTTTAG
- a CDS encoding proton-conducting transporter transmembrane domain-containing protein → MNWTVHLPALMLAVPLLGAFCTPIVALGGNRARSIWSVLVSLILTALSLFLFFEVAREGIMVYVMGETSWNLTLPMGFAYPVRIIMEVDAFNALIAVIGCFASLAGVLFGIKFVDRFSGKNWYVALYFLLTAGMLGMVLTGDLFNFFVFLEIASAASFGLIAYWRDRPESIEASFKYMLLSQVAGMMVLLAVGFLYGRYNMLNMAAIGNSLQAGLPEKIALVFLVVSLAMKCGAFPMHMWMPDAYAEAPSSVTVLLVVVSQASLVVLCRILFSVFGSTMALPAISWTLIVLGVMSMFFGVTMAVVQHEVKRLIGYHSVSQVGYMLMAFGVGFLALGNPSEMADYGMASIKGGIFHMVNYMMYKGMLFLGAGALYYVTGTRDLDKMGGLSRRMPVTTVMFFISAAAISGVPPFNGFVSKLMIYQSSFAVHPALTVVALVTSILTLASFVKVFQSAFLGPERTELKKVREVPGSMIAGMVVITVVILGLSLFPTWVVSNLIEPAAAALVDKGAYIGAVMGGIL, encoded by the coding sequence ATGAACTGGACCGTTCATCTGCCCGCTTTGATGCTGGCAGTTCCCCTTTTAGGGGCTTTTTGTACGCCTATCGTAGCGTTAGGGGGCAATAGGGCCCGGTCTATCTGGTCCGTTCTGGTGTCTCTGATACTCACCGCTTTGTCCCTGTTTCTGTTTTTCGAGGTAGCTAGAGAGGGCATAATGGTCTACGTCATGGGAGAGACCTCCTGGAACCTGACCCTTCCTATGGGGTTTGCATATCCGGTCAGAATAATAATGGAGGTCGATGCCTTCAACGCCCTGATAGCGGTGATAGGCTGTTTTGCCTCTCTGGCGGGGGTGCTTTTCGGAATCAAGTTCGTCGATCGTTTCTCCGGCAAAAACTGGTACGTAGCCCTTTATTTCCTCCTCACCGCAGGGATGCTGGGCATGGTCCTGACGGGAGACCTCTTCAACTTCTTCGTCTTCCTGGAGATAGCTTCGGCGGCCTCTTTTGGACTTATAGCCTACTGGAGAGATCGTCCTGAGTCTATAGAGGCTTCCTTTAAGTATATGCTCCTCTCTCAGGTTGCTGGCATGATGGTCCTTCTGGCGGTGGGTTTCCTGTACGGCAGATACAATATGCTCAATATGGCGGCTATAGGTAACTCCCTTCAGGCCGGACTGCCGGAAAAGATCGCTTTGGTGTTTTTGGTGGTCTCTCTGGCGATGAAATGCGGTGCTTTCCCAATGCATATGTGGATGCCCGACGCCTACGCTGAGGCTCCTTCCTCGGTGACAGTCCTCCTGGTGGTGGTCAGCCAGGCCTCTTTGGTGGTCCTATGCAGGATCCTCTTCTCCGTGTTCGGATCTACCATGGCCCTGCCCGCCATATCCTGGACCTTGATAGTCCTCGGGGTGATGTCCATGTTCTTCGGGGTAACCATGGCGGTGGTCCAGCACGAGGTAAAGAGGCTTATTGGATATCACTCGGTTTCTCAGGTGGGCTACATGCTCATGGCTTTCGGCGTGGGATTTTTGGCCCTAGGGAACCCCAGCGAGATGGCGGACTACGGCATGGCCTCCATCAAAGGGGGCATATTCCACATGGTCAACTACATGATGTACAAAGGGATGCTCTTTTTAGGTGCCGGTGCCCTTTACTACGTGACCGGAACCAGGGATCTGGACAAAATGGGAGGCCTTTCCAGACGGATGCCGGTTACCACGGTGATGTTCTTCATCTCCGCCGCCGCTATCTCCGGTGTGCCGCCTTTCAACGGGTTCGTATCCAAGCTGATGATCTATCAGTCCTCCTTCGCCGTCCATCCCGCTCTGACTGTGGTGGCACTGGTGACGTCGATCCTTACCCTCGCTTCCTTCGTCAAGGTGTTCCAGAGCGCCTTTTTGGGGCCTGAGAGGACCGAGCTTAAGAAGGTACGAGAGGTGCCTGGATCTATGATAGCGGGCATGGTGGTCATAACCGTCGTGATACTGGGGCTGTCGCTGTTTCCAACCTGGGTGGTTTCTAACCTGATAGAGCCCGCCGCCGCCGCACTGGTGGACAAAGGGGCTTACATCGGTGCCGTGATGGGAGGTATTCTGTGA
- a CDS encoding sodium:proton antiporter, protein MIANLPFFVVGLLFLMGLISVIVENNLIKIAIGVCLMESAANMFLVALGYRFNGDIPIHFLPGPVDVFVLPTPQAMTLTAIVIAFASSALMLSLIVMLYRHYGTLDVREIRRLRG, encoded by the coding sequence ATGATAGCTAATTTACCTTTCTTCGTGGTAGGGCTGCTTTTCCTGATGGGGCTTATCTCGGTTATCGTCGAGAATAACCTGATCAAGATAGCCATAGGGGTCTGCCTCATGGAGTCCGCCGCCAACATGTTTTTGGTGGCGCTGGGGTACCGTTTTAACGGGGATATTCCTATACACTTTCTCCCTGGCCCGGTGGACGTCTTCGTCCTGCCCACACCTCAGGCCATGACCCTTACCGCTATAGTCATAGCCTTCGCTTCGTCGGCCCTCATGCTTTCGTTGATCGTCATGTTGTACCGGCACTACGGAACCCTGGACGTAAGAGAGATCAGGAGGTTGAGAGGATGA
- a CDS encoding MnhB domain-containing protein, whose translation MKPLSIVARTVCDLFAWFLVIFGVYVIVHGDITPGGGFQGGAIVASFMALLLVAHGGKKVLEWVKLSVYWALMFFGLLLFIFLGIGGIKHGTFTYNFLSIPHDVAVNSTHGIIPFSGNIGLMDLAVGIEVAGALTIILIVMFRWMMTDVSENSEKETGYDS comes from the coding sequence TTGAAACCGTTATCCATAGTAGCGAGGACGGTCTGTGACCTTTTTGCCTGGTTTCTGGTCATATTTGGGGTTTACGTAATCGTTCACGGCGACATCACCCCTGGGGGAGGATTCCAGGGAGGAGCTATCGTGGCGTCCTTTATGGCCCTGCTTCTCGTCGCCCACGGAGGCAAAAAGGTCTTAGAGTGGGTGAAGCTGTCGGTCTACTGGGCCCTGATGTTCTTCGGCCTGCTTCTGTTTATCTTTCTGGGGATAGGTGGCATAAAACATGGGACGTTTACGTATAACTTCCTCTCCATTCCTCACGATGTGGCGGTAAACTCCACTCACGGCATAATCCCCTTCTCGGGGAACATCGGTCTGATGGACCTGGCGGTGGGGATAGAGGTAGCTGGAGCGCTGACTATCATACTCATAGTCATGTTCAGATGGATGATGACCGACGTGTCCGAGAATAGCGAAAAGGAGACGGGCTATGATAGCTAA
- the mbhE gene encoding hydrogen gas-evolving membrane-bound hydrogenase subunit E, producing the protein MKLKALFVAAALVMGGIAMTGLDRIHPFGKPNAVEMDEYYLTHALEDRSAENVVTSIVFDYRAFDTLGESAVLFTALCSVVALFRKGGN; encoded by the coding sequence ATGAAGCTGAAGGCCCTTTTCGTCGCGGCGGCTCTGGTCATGGGAGGAATCGCTATGACAGGGCTCGATAGGATCCATCCTTTTGGAAAGCCAAATGCGGTGGAGATGGACGAATACTATCTTACCCACGCCCTGGAGGATCGGTCGGCGGAGAACGTAGTCACCTCCATAGTCTTTGACTACCGAGCTTTCGATACCCTAGGTGAGTCGGCGGTTCTTTTCACCGCCCTGTGCTCCGTGGTGGCTCTTTTTAGAAAAGGGGGGAATTAG
- a CDS encoding hydrogenase subunit MbhD domain-containing protein codes for MTFFHVMNLVLLVVTGFYALWFRDLLYSVISLGAFSLLLSLEFYILQAPDVAIAEAGIGAALNTTVFLFALFGVDRLKRKRRGRK; via the coding sequence ATGACCTTTTTTCACGTTATGAACCTGGTCCTACTGGTTGTGACCGGATTTTACGCCCTTTGGTTCAGGGACCTTCTCTACTCGGTGATAAGCCTTGGGGCTTTCAGTCTCCTGCTTTCCCTGGAGTTCTACATCCTACAGGCTCCCGACGTAGCTATAGCGGAGGCTGGAATTGGAGCTGCCCTTAACACTACCGTGTTTCTGTTCGCCCTTTTCGGCGTAGATCGTCTTAAGAGAAAGAGGAGGGGGCGGAAATGA
- the mnhG gene encoding monovalent cation/H(+) antiporter subunit G — translation MGWYVFPILFILLGLLINTLGTFSLYRFPDVYTRMHGSTKCTTFGTMSLAFGVVLYAVIRRLQSGEVRFSVLAVHVVIAVIALLISNATGAHVLARAAHRSKAFPKDAVVDSLAERDERLLKEGIER, via the coding sequence GTGGGCTGGTATGTTTTTCCGATCCTTTTCATTCTCCTAGGGCTTTTGATCAACACCTTAGGGACGTTCTCTCTGTACAGGTTTCCTGACGTCTACACCAGGATGCACGGCTCCACCAAGTGTACTACCTTCGGTACCATGTCCCTGGCCTTCGGGGTGGTCCTCTACGCCGTCATAAGGAGGTTGCAGTCAGGGGAGGTCCGTTTCTCCGTGTTGGCGGTTCACGTGGTGATAGCCGTTATCGCCCTCCTCATAAGCAACGCCACCGGAGCCCACGTTCTGGCTAGAGCGGCCCACAGAAGCAAGGCCTTCCCTAAGGACGCTGTGGTGGACAGTCTGGCGGAGAGAGATGAGAGACTGTTAAAGGAGGGGATTGAAAGATGA
- a CDS encoding monovalent cation/H+ antiporter complex subunit F, giving the protein MTMIGFFGFAAGFMVLLIILMTGRLIMGPTGADRAVALDAINTLVIGVMIVLAVHFESVVMVDIAIVYAGLSFVSTMFIARYIEERGK; this is encoded by the coding sequence ATGACTATGATCGGTTTTTTCGGTTTCGCTGCGGGGTTTATGGTCCTTCTCATTATCCTCATGACCGGCAGGCTCATAATGGGACCGACCGGTGCGGACAGAGCTGTCGCCTTGGACGCCATAAACACCTTGGTTATCGGGGTCATGATCGTCCTGGCGGTTCACTTCGAGTCGGTGGTCATGGTGGATATCGCTATAGTATACGCCGGGCTCTCCTTTGTGAGTACCATGTTCATAGCCCGTTACATAGAGGAAAGGGGGAAATAA
- a CDS encoding Na+/H+ antiporter subunit E, producing MFVFVLSFLMYLLLVWSGEPIPAFEYGIALIISTVLALSVRSRSNARHFGWSGLNPMRWLGFLYFMFGPFIVAMVKSNIDVAIRIITGNIKPGIVKVDTGLTGDMSKTLLANAITLTPGTLTVDVEEDSGVFYVHWINVTDKDPSGEAVYGSFGDWARRLAE from the coding sequence GTGTTCGTTTTTGTACTCTCCTTTTTGATGTACCTTTTGCTAGTGTGGTCAGGGGAGCCGATACCGGCCTTTGAGTACGGAATAGCTCTCATCATATCCACGGTGTTGGCCCTGTCCGTCAGAAGCCGCAGCAACGCCAGGCATTTTGGATGGTCTGGGCTTAACCCCATGAGGTGGTTGGGTTTTCTCTACTTTATGTTCGGTCCCTTCATAGTGGCCATGGTAAAGTCCAATATCGACGTGGCGATAAGGATAATCACCGGCAACATCAAACCGGGGATAGTCAAGGTCGATACCGGCCTTACAGGGGATATGTCAAAGACCCTACTCGCCAACGCTATAACCCTCACACCGGGGACCCTGACCGTCGACGTGGAGGAGGACAGCGGGGTTTTCTACGTCCATTGGATAAACGTGACCGATAAAGACCCTTCAGGGGAGGCGGTCTACGGTTCCTTTGGAGACTGGGCTAGGAGGTTAGCGGAATGA
- a CDS encoding MFS transporter, translating to MAIAMICSCGFIILEHNPGGIDVTDEIKSANRYRWAVWGSMVLAYMVVFFHRLAAGVVRADITEAFDLSPSAFGNMASAYFYAYMVMQIPVGMMADSLGARMTVSIGMLLAGTGSVVFGMAPTPFWLLAGRFMVGIGVSTVFVSILKVQSQWFKEREFGTMSGLTSFVGNMGGVLAQAPLALLVGIFSWRASFVTIGIGTLLIALLCWTVIRNKPEDKGYPPVSEQSGAGKVAPLPLIQSLKISASNWRLWPVFVFFGCYSGVYLAFSGTWGTPYLQDVYHMTVGQASSIVSYAVYGTILGGFSAGAISDKLGLRKTPLIAMNLVATAVWLTIVILWKGMPPVMALRPLFFLAGFSATSYVISWAIIKEINHPQSTGVAIALVNTGAFLGSALITTFMGKVLENLSHLPPQARFTSALWICLGATVLGLVCSFLFPETRCRNTYNRP from the coding sequence ATGGCGATAGCTATGATATGCTCTTGCGGTTTTATCATACTAGAGCATAACCCAGGAGGAATCGACGTGACCGACGAGATAAAAAGTGCCAATCGTTACAGGTGGGCGGTATGGGGATCTATGGTGCTGGCTTACATGGTGGTCTTTTTCCACCGTCTGGCCGCAGGGGTTGTGAGGGCGGACATAACCGAGGCTTTCGACCTAAGCCCATCGGCCTTCGGCAACATGGCGTCGGCGTACTTTTACGCCTATATGGTGATGCAGATCCCCGTCGGAATGATGGCCGACTCCCTGGGAGCCAGGATGACCGTCTCCATCGGTATGCTCCTAGCGGGGACGGGATCGGTGGTTTTCGGCATGGCCCCCACTCCCTTTTGGCTCCTGGCGGGAAGGTTTATGGTGGGCATCGGGGTCTCCACTGTGTTCGTATCCATACTTAAGGTGCAGTCCCAGTGGTTTAAGGAGAGGGAGTTCGGAACCATGTCGGGCCTTACCTCCTTCGTCGGAAACATGGGAGGGGTGCTGGCCCAGGCCCCTCTGGCCCTTTTGGTCGGGATATTCAGCTGGAGGGCATCTTTCGTCACCATAGGGATAGGAACGCTGTTAATAGCGCTCCTCTGTTGGACGGTGATAAGGAACAAGCCCGAGGACAAAGGCTATCCCCCTGTATCGGAGCAAAGTGGAGCGGGAAAGGTCGCTCCTCTGCCTCTTATACAGTCCCTCAAGATATCGGCGTCCAACTGGAGGCTCTGGCCGGTTTTCGTTTTCTTCGGCTGTTACAGCGGCGTTTACCTGGCTTTCTCCGGCACCTGGGGAACCCCTTATCTACAGGACGTATATCACATGACCGTAGGTCAGGCTTCGTCTATAGTTTCCTACGCTGTCTATGGTACCATCTTAGGAGGTTTTTCCGCAGGGGCTATATCGGATAAACTGGGACTCAGAAAGACCCCACTTATAGCCATGAACCTGGTAGCCACAGCGGTATGGCTGACCATAGTGATACTCTGGAAGGGGATGCCTCCGGTGATGGCATTGAGGCCCCTTTTCTTCCTGGCTGGCTTCTCCGCCACTTCCTACGTCATATCCTGGGCTATCATCAAGGAGATAAACCACCCTCAGTCCACAGGGGTGGCTATAGCGTTGGTAAACACCGGGGCCTTTTTGGGAAGTGCCCTAATAACCACCTTTATGGGCAAGGTCCTGGAGAACCTTTCCCATTTACCTCCACAGGCAAGGTTCACCTCAGCACTGTGGATATGTCTTGGGGCGACGGTGCTTGGGCTTGTCTGTTCGTTCCTCTTTCCGGAAACCAGATGCAGAAACACCTACAACAGGCCTTGA
- a CDS encoding phenylacetate--CoA ligase family protein, translating into MTLHHNDPVHTLRQTIISAKKASAAWNAKLKDVSPEEIKSLDDLKKLPFTEKSDLRDNYPLGLLACPKRDLVRVHASSGTTGKPTVVAYTAGDLDRWSSIMGQAMATGGVTSEDVVQVAYGYGLFTGGLGVHYGAERLGATVIPASGGFSDRQLMLMEDLETTVLACTPSYGLRLADLIEEKAIKHSLKIGIFGAEPWSEGLRKNLEDRLGIVALDIYGLSEIMGPGVAMECQHKCGLHVDESQFLLEIIDPATGEVLPEGSEGELVVTTLCKEALPMIRYRTKDITRITRDRCGCGAEGARIDRIKGRSDDMLIIRGVNVFPSQIEVALSHISGLSLHYVLEVSEKDDLKELTVCCESSESLSEREGKEMVKKTGSHLAAMLGIRTGVRILPPGSIARSEGKAVRVKKVA; encoded by the coding sequence ATGACATTACATCACAACGACCCAGTACACACATTAAGACAGACCATCATCTCCGCTAAGAAGGCATCCGCCGCATGGAACGCTAAGCTCAAAGACGTATCGCCGGAGGAGATAAAGTCGCTGGACGACCTGAAAAAACTGCCTTTCACCGAGAAATCGGACCTTCGGGACAACTACCCCCTTGGCCTCTTGGCCTGTCCAAAGAGGGACCTGGTGAGGGTCCACGCCTCCTCTGGGACAACAGGAAAGCCGACGGTTGTGGCCTACACAGCAGGAGATCTGGACAGATGGTCCAGCATAATGGGCCAGGCTATGGCGACAGGAGGGGTTACGTCGGAGGACGTGGTCCAGGTGGCCTACGGTTACGGCCTGTTCACCGGAGGGCTGGGGGTCCACTACGGAGCCGAGAGGCTTGGAGCCACGGTCATACCGGCTTCAGGGGGATTCTCCGACAGACAGCTGATGCTCATGGAGGACCTGGAGACCACCGTCTTAGCCTGTACGCCCTCCTACGGACTGAGGCTCGCGGACCTGATAGAGGAAAAGGCCATAAAGCACTCCCTCAAAATAGGGATCTTCGGGGCGGAGCCCTGGTCCGAGGGGCTCAGGAAGAACCTGGAGGATAGACTGGGGATAGTGGCTCTGGATATATACGGCCTGTCGGAGATCATGGGACCAGGGGTGGCCATGGAGTGTCAGCACAAGTGCGGACTCCACGTGGACGAAAGCCAGTTCCTCCTTGAGATCATAGATCCGGCAACCGGAGAGGTTCTCCCCGAGGGGTCCGAGGGAGAGCTGGTAGTGACCACACTCTGCAAAGAGGCCCTTCCTATGATCCGTTACAGGACCAAAGACATAACCAGGATAACCAGGGATCGCTGTGGCTGTGGCGCGGAGGGAGCCAGAATAGACAGGATAAAGGGCAGAAGCGACGATATGCTCATAATCAGGGGAGTCAACGTATTCCCCTCTCAGATAGAGGTGGCCCTGAGCCATATATCCGGTCTTTCCCTCCACTACGTCCTTGAGGTTTCGGAAAAAGACGACCTTAAGGAGCTTACAGTCTGTTGTGAGAGCTCCGAATCCCTTTCCGAGAGAGAGGGGAAAGAGATGGTAAAAAAAACGGGATCCCATCTGGCGGCTATGCTGGGGATAAGGACCGGCGTCAGGATACTGCCTCCTGGATCTATCGCCAGGTCCGAGGGCAAGGCGGTGCGTGTCAAAAAGGTGGCCTAG